The Elaeis guineensis isolate ETL-2024a chromosome 11, EG11, whole genome shotgun sequence genomic interval CCGGTTCTCCCATTTTTCCTCTCTCCAACCCTAGCCTCTAGGGCATCTCTCCGCTCCCCATCGTGCGTGTTCAAAAGGCGAGCGGCGGCGTTCGACGGCGACGGCGGTCGAACATTGATCACGGGCAACCGGAGAGGACCCGAGAGGCCTCAAGGTATGTccgcctctcttccttcctccctccctctttcTGCCAGGCGTTTTTTTCTTTGCCCTTCTCGAGTGGAATGCCCTAAATAGGGCATATCCTCTGTTACAGAGGCCTTCTTGGATCAGTTGGTCGATTTCGAGATCCTCGCTGTCGAAGTCCCTCTTTTTACCTATTTAATTGTTTATTTTGCTGCCGGATTTGGATTTTTTTGTTGTTATTTATTTTCTTGTTTTTATGATCTGAAACTTTGCTTTGTTTTTTTGTATTCCCCAGTAGTAActgtttaaattaatcttatgtgCGTGGTCTGTTTAAACTGATCATTTGTGTTCTTGTGGTGTTTTTTATGGGATTTGAATACATATACACGTCCAGTTAATAACGTATGCAATACAATCTGATTTAAGACAAAAATATGTTATGTTCTACAAGTTTAGTGCGGATAATAAAACTGTGATGAACTAGAAAGTTTTATTAAGTAGAACTTATGCGTTGGTTTTTAGCGATGTATCCTGGAATCATTTGAGATGAATAGTTTATTGAAGGCAATGCAATCCTTGGTTGATAATTGAAATTTATGAAGGTATATGTATTATTTTTTGGAGGTTGTAAAAGTTTTGTTGCATGGTGGTCGCCTAATCGCCTAGGCTATAGGAGGTCCATGCCCGGGGCTGCCTAGACTATTTGACAACTATGGCTTCGAACAATGAGGCGAAAAATGTTGGAGGCACCATGCTTTGACTTATTTTAAGAATATATTGAAGCTAGTTTCTCTACTGATGTGTATTGCAACATATATTGGAATAGAGTTTTGAGGGTACCAACGTTAAGAAGTAAATGTAAACAATCCATTTCAGGAATTATAAACTGTGGCTGTATGTGAAGATTCATGATGTAGTGTAATTGCACAGTCTGGGCCATTTGCCATAAGTTGCTGATCATTACACATTTCACCATTTGCTTAAATGGTTATGATGCCTTCATGAATCTTGTGGTGCTTCATAATCTCTTGATAATATTTTCTAGCACTTATTGTAGCTGGTTGGTTATTCTGTACCCAATCTCAAGGCTTTTCTAGTCTATCCTTCCAGGTTATGAGAACAATTTTGATGATCTGATTGTTGATAGTTATACATTTCCACTAACTTGGAATGAATGGATTCTTTTTCTGatgttttttcaaatttcttgGCTACATGTCTAAATCTCAGATTATCTATTACATTCTCTAAATTTGCTCAGATCTTGGAAACTGCATGGAAATGTTTTTTGGAAAGTGTTTGATCATTAGTGGGTTATGGAAGCTATTAGCCTCTTTTGATTCGCTGCTTCATTTTCTGCCTCTCATATAGCATATGGTTCTGTTAGAAGGTTCATCCCTTCAGTGGGGCTGTCACACTTGCTTCCATTTCACAGATACCACTACCTTCACTCTTCGTTTAgtgatttatccaaaaaaatattggaCAATTGTTAGTTTCCTTTTGGACTGTCTGCTAACTAGTTTTGTGTTTTGCACATTTTATGATTATGCCTTCTTCCacttatttcttttaaaatttcttggtacatgtaacatctgaaatcttttttttttttttttaagtgctgTTTAATTCTCCATTGCGATCATTAGAAACCTCACCTTGGTTTTTCCTTATTCTGTTATTCTTCTTAAAATAGTTACACTGCCGCGTTGAATAATTCTACAATATCCATTGGTTAATGCAATTTGTTAGTTTTTTCATCGAATTCACTTTTATTTTTCTATGTCTGCATACCTTTTTAGTTCTTGGCATGCTTCCTCTCTTTCGCTTTTGTTGTTAGTCACTTATGTTTTTGCCTATGGACTGTGCCATCTTATTTGACCTTTACTTTTTTTTATGTATAACCTACCTTTTACTTCACTTTGATGCTGCAACATTATGGTGCATCACCAATCTTCCTAATTCCTATGGACATCCTTATATTGAGAGCAATTGCATTGTATGGCTATATATTTGAGATTTCCCAGGGATATGCAAACTCTTTTGTGGGCCCACCATCTCTCTCTAGTAAGTGATGAGATTTGCATTCACATATTACAATAGGAGAATAAAAGCAAATATTGATGGAACAAAAGTCACAAGGTTTTGTTACAATGGTAAAATGAGAGAAAGCATCTCTTTTCCAACAACCTTTCAAGCTTTGTGGAGCTTTGATATGCTACTCAAGAGCATTGCTGGAGAGAAACCAACAAAAAGAATCTTTAAGAGAAGCCCAATTTAAGAGAAGCACATACAACAAAAACTTAAGAAAATACATGAGAAAATGAGCTAATATGAGAACCCTAGTTCAGGAGATTAAGGGAGCGAGCACCCTCATCTGTCTCCCTTTCCATTCTTCGCTATTCCATCTTGTcccctttctttctctttatatgtcttttttttttatctctcccCTATTATCAACACATGACCCACCATTCCATTCATGTTGTTGTGGTATTGTGTTAATGTTGCATGGACATGAACATGAAAATTAGATTCAGGACACATACCCAAGTGTCTGACTGGACAAGGAAAGAAAAGGAGATTCGGGATGTGTAGAAAAGATAGTTTTCACTACCATTTCAAGGTAAACCGGTACACGGAACTATGCCATATGCTATCAATTCAGTATAGTCGAGTATGGGATGTATGCGTCTCGTGTCGAGATCAGCTTTCAACACTTACTTTGACTCACAGCCATGGTACTGCCTAGTTTACTTCGGTACCGCATAATATGGGTCATGATTGAGTGACACAGGATGATTCTGATTGGTTTGGATTGGTACTCATATATTGAACTAAACCTCTATATTGTATTGATACCTTGCTGGTATACTATGGTACGATTGGTATGAGGCAGTATGGATCTGCAGAGTAGACCTTGACTTTATGCATATTTAAGCATTATATAAAAGAAGGCAATAAAAGATATCATTTGTTAAGGTATTTCAATGTGCATGTCTCTCAAGATTTCATCCAAACTTCCCAATTAAGACATTTTTGCAAAATTATCTAGATACATGCATTTTGGCCCATTTCTAAGAAGATGGAAAGCTCAATTTTAACATTACTAAATAGGCCAAAATCATTGCTAGAGTCCGATTCTCTACCAATTCTAAAAGCTACAATCAAAGGATCTCATTTGTGACATTTGCTTGGCTCTAAGGTGCTCGTCTTCTCTAAAACAATGAATTTGACATTTATCATTTGTTTCTATTATCTACTTATTGGGACATAGAGTGGCAAGAGGATCTAACACCTTTACAAACAATTTCTTCTTTTCAGCTGCTTGACCATATGAGAAATTTCATGGAAATAGCATCTCCGTCCATGGGTAAGGCTACATGTATATGACCTCCATACCTTATAGGGTGGAGCCTCATGCACTAGGGAGCCTTTTTTTGACTCTAGGAGTAGTTTGATAGCAGTGGGGTAAGGGTGAGAGATTACACATCCTACGTCTGTGTCATTGCTTGTTaagattgattaagtctaacatgCAATATCTTGTAGGATTGAGCTGTATTATTGATAATGAAGTTGGTGTATGTGGACTATAAAATCCTTAGAGATGCCAACTAATATGCCATATGAGATGTAGAATGTGTGATGCAGCTCAATGCTTATGCATCCCCATCTAATCAATCCATAATAACATCAAACTATAGAGGGATTGGCACTGTTCATAACATAGGATGGGGCAGACAATAGCCCAGACAACTAGGCCAAAGTCATGATGATTGGAGGTGCTGATTTAAGCTGCTACGTTATACATGTTTGATCAACGTTTCGAGATGATGTTTCACATGTGGATAGCATGGGCATCATCATGTGCATGTATAGGATAAAAGTTCACCATGTACAGCCACAAGTGGATGAACAACTACTCTGAACATCCTACTTTTGATCAAGGAATGAGATGTCAACTCTTCTACCTAAGGAAGGTATTTGCTAGTGTTGCATGCTGACTTTGCTGGTAACTAAATTTCATGAAGATAAGTCtatatcctctctctcttttcctctccctctccccctccttcGCCAATTTCTTATTTTGATTGCCAAAACCATCCCGGTCGACCACCGGCATATGACTTGATATGCTCCAAACTAGGTGGTTTGGGATGGTTTCGCAATCCTTAGGTGTAGTTGTTATAGAGTTGCACTTTCTTGAGTTGGACAATGGGATCCCACATTTATTATCTAAGTTGGATTTGATTTACTAACTCTAAACTGCTTGCAcaccaaaaatcatatgatttggaggCTCCTAGCCTGTGCATCAAGTGGTCAAGAAATATGTATTATCTTGCATTATTTGTTTAATTCAAAAAAGTGTGTAAGCCTACAAGAGTCACACTTATACCATTCTGACTAAATTATATATTTAGACCTTTATATGGTTGCTTGTTTAAACGTTAGGAAGATATTGTTTGTTTAAGTCTTTTAATATACATGCTTCTTGTTCAAACTTCTAGATTAATTTAAGAAATAAGAGTAGTAACATTTTGGgaaattattttaatatctacATCCTTGACCAGTTTCTAAAACGAACAAATACTCACTATGAACATGGAAGTAGAGTGTGAAACTCGTTGCTGGTCTATGACAATCTTCAAAAATAGCAGCACAGAACTTCATAAGCATCCAATTGTTTGATATGTATTCAACTAGGATGCGTATCTAACATGGATTCTAGGACCTGGATGCAAGTGTCCTGGCAGCTTTGAAGTAGCAACGACTATCAGCTTGCTAttacttattttatgcaaaataaACAACAATCCCTCTTTTCTTATACTTCTTATTTTCAAGTAATATATACAACCACATATATCGAGATCTTTTTACTGTTTGCATTTGATCTGTCATAAGTAACTCGTTTGAAACCCGCTGTTGGTGTTTCTATGTTATTCCTTTTTTTCCTACACAATTTGACCGTACATCTGCGCTCTTTGAAAGTTTTAATAACATAAGGATCCCCAGCCTCAATCAGCCACATAGGGTCTTATGTCAAATGTGTTTCCAAGACTCATTTAATGACAGAAGAAAAACCCTGTGGCCTTTTTCATCCAAAGTATCTATATCTATCCTTGGTTATCTCGGAGGAGAAAGTTATGTGTTTCAAAAGGCTTGAAGACTATCTCTTAGATTATATGTTAATGTTAGGATGAGAAGACTCTGTGATACTAAAGCATTTCCGCCTTTATGATCTGGACCTGGCTTGGTTGAGTGTGAGGTTGAGTTGATTCAATGCTCCATTTGCTTTGGCAAAATACTTGGGATTTTTCATGCACATTATTGTATTATGATATTTGATGCTGCAACCTTATGCATCTCCTAATTTTTGTGTAATGCAACTATATTTGGAGTTCAGGAATGCATGGTAGATTGCTTGTTTTGGTGGGtacatttcttttttcttttttttttcctgatattTTCTTGACACTTTTTTAATTATTCTGTTAAGTAAGTGATTGATCCTGCATATAATCCTTTTGGTAGCATTTTTTGTTTTGAGTTCCATAAAtagttaatattattttatgcaATAGTGTGCATCTATTGGAATGGCAAGTTATTCAGGGAGAGGAGGCCCTTCAAATGGCTCTGTCTATGTATGTAAGTTGCCTCCTGGGACTGATGAGAATATGCTGGCAGAGTTTTTTGGCACCATAGGGTTGCTAAAGGTAGGGGGTCTCACCAGGTATCTTTTTGAAAccatctctataattttttttaaatatataatgtCCTCTCATCTAGTAATATTTAACTAATTGGTCATAATATTGATTTGTTCTTTAAAATGTGACAGAAAGATAAAAGGACTGGGCGACCAAAAATTTGGTTGTACAGAGACAAAGTAACAAATGAACCAAAGGGTGATGCTACAATTACATACGAAGATCCTCATGCTGCTTCGGCTGCTGTGGAGTGGTTCCACAACAAGGAATTTCATGGAAGTATCATTGAAGTATATATAGCAGAGTCAAAGACCAACAATCAACAACTTAATAATTCTGCAAATCCAAGCATGGCAGAGGATTTTGGGGGGCATGACGAATTGAATGATGGTGGGGGCAGAGGGAGAGGAAGGGGTGATGCTTCTGGCAAGTCATGGCAGCAAGATGGAGATTGGTTGTGTCCAAATACAAGGTCTGTGATTTGATATTGGTGAGCAACTCTTTCTCGCTATATCTTTAACTATTTTGTTGTAAATGTTATCCAGCATTATAACTTGCCTTTGTGATgctccttttttgttttttcctCTACCTTTTTTCTCCTATCAGTTGCTCCAATATAAATTTTGCATTCCGTGGTGTCTGTAACCGCTGTGGAACATCTCGTCCTGCTGGTGCTGGTGGCACAGGTGCTGGTGGAGCTGGTCGAGGAAGGGGCCGTGGCAGCAATGATGCTGGTGGACGTACCCGTCCTGTTGGTGGTCCTACAGGGCTTTTTGGTCCAAATGATTGGTCCTGCCCAATGTAAGGCACACTACCCTGCAAACAAGTTTAAGGGAAAGATTCAAATTTTCTCTGAGCACTAACCTGCATACAAGTTTCAAgtgtaaaattcaaattttttgtgaGTTTCTTGTTATTTATTGAAACTGAATATTGTTAAGGGCCTATTTGGATGATTGGGCCGGCCCACTTAAAAGGTAGTCCTGGTATTTGTGAATATAGGCCTGGCCCACCTTGTAATCCAATGCTTCTAGTGGTTGTACTGGCTCAACCCAGGAATCTCACAGGATTTTGGGCCGCATCATCCAAACAAAGTACATTCCTAGTGGCTTTTAGCAAAAGTAGTTATATTTTCTAATGGCATCTTTTCAATGTATTTTTCTTGCTACATGGCCTGAAGAGGCAAATATTTTTGCTGGTATCATTTTGATTATACATACTTTGTATCATAGTTTTAAATTTTGAGGCATGCTCTTTTTATAAATTTAGATGGCTGACATTCAGCTTTGAATATTTTATGGTTGCAAGCAACAGGAAATGCTGTTTCCTGGAACTGAATTCTTCAATATATTAATGGTTCCAATATTTTCAAGTTGTGTTCTTCCTTGTAACGTGTTTAAACTTCAGCatattttcaattaaattttgccTTATGTTGAAGTTTTTGTGGTGGGCTTTTGGAATAGTTCTGAGCAACATACAACCCCCTCTTTCCAGGGTGCTTGAAATGCTGTGTGCCACCTTGACTTTGTTTGGCAATTGATAGAACCAATTGAATGGCTGTGCTGCAAATTGACTGAATGAGACATCTGCTCTTATTTAGAACCATGTAAGCAATTGTTAGGATAAGAACTGGTGAAAACACATGATTTAAATTTTACTTGGAAGTGATACTTGCATTATACTTCTGTTAACTTTTTGAGTACTTGTGGATAATCTTCCTCATAATTATCTATGATGTTTTTGTTCACTTTTGTTTTTCTGTACTTTATATAGATGGGTTTTATAGCATTTGGCTTACTTGCTCGGAACCTTTATTTTCTTTGAAGCTCATAAATTGAAAGCATTCTTTAGTGCCACATATTTTGAATGATTCATGAGTCACAATTAGTATATATTTCAGTTTCATCTGAACTCTGTGCATGAGTACCTGTgcaagtggttttttttttttttttaactgttaATCCCTATTATGTGGCATCTCACAAATGAAAGGAATGAGACATAAACTTTGTTGTACAAATGTACACCACTGGTCTCTTGGCATGCGTATGTAGGGTATTTGTGAATGACAGCCTGGTGGAAATTTTGTGGCTTATGCTTTTTTGTTTAACTTTTGCCCCATTTGATTACTAACCTAATTTCAGGTGTGGCAATATCAACTGGGCAAAGCGTACGAAGTGCAATATTTGTAACACCAACAAGCCAGGCCACAGTGAGGGTGGTGTGAGGTAATCAACCAGTATGCTGCAGCCCATCatagaaaaatttgaatttttttaggtCTTTGTAAAATGCTTTAGGGGATTCATTATTTTGTCAATTTAGCTGGTTCTTTGTTTTCAAAGAGTTGAAGTGGCCATAACTTAATTTGCTAGGTGCTCCATATTGTATCATGGATTAGCTTGCTGCAAATGTATCTGGTAGTCATTAGCTAAGATTTTGCCTTAATAACCTATATTTATTAGAAAATGAGAGATGCTTGAGCACTAAAAGCCTCCTCTGTTGTTGGCATTTGATGCTTTGGCGTTTCAAGCCTGCCCTGCTATTTGTGTGGATATGCTTGCATATTCTAGATGCAAATTGTAGGTTAAAAAATGTTGCCTATATTGCATTGAGGGTCTGACTTTGGTGTTATATTCTGATTACTTGCCTCTTTGTGTATTTTATTCGATAGAGGAGGCCGTGGTGGGGGTTACAAAGAACTTGATGAGGAAGAAATAGAGGAAACAAGAAGACGACGGAAAGAAGCTGAAGAGGTAGGTGATATTGTAATATTGTTTTTGAAAATGCTAATGGCAATATGGAAGTATCTAAAGGGACCACTTTCAGGATGATGGGGAGATGTATGATGAATTTGGCAACCTCAAAAAGAAATTCCGTGCCAAAACACAGCAGAATGAAGGTGGACAGATGGCTCCTGGTTCTGGGCGTGCTGGATGGGAGGTTGAGGAGCTAGGTATTTCCCCCATTTCATTAGACCTTTTGATTAATTGTTTTGCAGTGATTGCCCATATGTTGTCATTGTTGTGATGACAGCCAATTCCTTTAGATATTTTGTTTGTTTATTTACTACTTACAGTTGGATACGGCATCATTTTTGCATCGTCCATGCATGTTACTGTGGTTATTGATTTGTAAAGGATCCAGTTTACAGGTACCTGTTAAAAGCCAAGGAAACATGGTTCTCAGATTATTATTTTTGTTGCTTACAAGATTTGTTAATGCATTATAATTTCTCAAAGTGTGGTAGAAAAATAGAACATCTAACAACCATCATATGTTATTTGAATATTACATGCTGGTATTGGTTGATATGTTTGTTGAATGGATATTCTAGGTGTGATTGAGAGAGACAGCAGACGAAAAAGTGGAGACCGGGGCAGAGATTACAATGATGGAGAGGGCAACAGGAACCGGGAAAGAAATGGCCGTGAAAGGGAGAGACGAAGAAGCCGAAGCAGAGAGAGGGAAAGGGAACGTGAGAGGGAAAGAGGGAGAGACAGAGACAGAGATCGAGATTATGAGTATGAAAAAGGTCGGGGATATGGAAGGGAACGTGATCGCCACCGAGACTGGTAGACGTTTATAGTGCCATTCCATTTTCAGTTTCTAAGGCGGATTTTGGTATCCAAACATTCTTGGTAGCTTGTTCCTGAACTTCACTGTGAAAAAACTCTGAtatattcttttcctttttttgttgGGTCTTCGTTCATGAAGCACATGAGTTTAAAACGATGACTTTAATCGTTGTGGTCTTTTATGTACAACCTATTCTGGtattgtaaatttgatgatgatgACTGTTATTTGAAAAAGCCATAGGGTTATATAGGTGGCTGAGGGACTTGCTATTTAAGACTATGCAGGAATCCACATAACTTCCTGAATAACTGAGAATTTATTTGGGGGATTATTTGTTGGTTAGCAGCATGCTCTGTTGCTTGATAATCCATCATCTTTGTAACCGCAGGTGGTTTACCTTTGCAAAGGGTTGCCAcaattcttctttaaaaaaaaaaaaaagaattacaaTGCAAGTAATTCTTTTTTAGTTTTCTAATGGTCCGTGTTAGTTAACATGAGATATTTCTGAGCATTATCTAATTTGCGTTAGTAGATCATCTGTATCTTACCGGATTGTCATATATTATTGTCATGGTAACataataatatgatatcataGAGTTTTTTTGTTTTAGTTGTAAATCAGTTAAAGTACATTATGGAttagaagatataactttttaggcctttttttttttgaatgcgtAGCCTTAAAACCATGTGATATCTCTAGTAGGGTTTGGATGCGAAATTGGCCCAAATTAGGGCGGTCATAGAGATGCTCCCCAAATTTTAATATTgttatttgcattttttttaaaagatatcaaATTAGTTTTTCAAACTTTTAAAATACTTAAAGATAGTCCTATCATTCTTTGCGCAAATGGTGTTAGTTTGTTATTTTaatagataaaaatattcttcactCATTTGGAAGGTTTGAAATCCTTTTAATTTTGAGGGTTATTTCATTCACCTTTCTTGCTTCTGTCATTCATTCTTTAGCGTATTTTTTGGCAAGCACCAATAATCCCATCCTCTATTTGGGTCTCATTATAACAAGCCCAAATTAACAACTCCATGCGCACCATCATAACAGGCATCTAAAGAGTCCGAGTACTCTCTGTTGGTCATGGATGGATTTCATCTCTCATTTGGTTGGTAATGcttctttttttgaaattttttcttaaaaaatttgatttagcaCATATTATATGTCGTGGTATCTGTTTAGAGGCTGACTTCAATTAAGCCATCAAAACTTCAGATTTAGAGGCCGAATTTGGTTTGTTCGTGCAAAATATGTATTTGTGCATGTGGTTGATTGCTGGATATGGTATGATGGTTTAATGTGGTTTTTTGTGTATGCAGTGTTCATTGGTATATGTTCTATTGCAGTCCCTCTTATCTTTGGTCTAATAATGATATCCAACAATCCCTTGATAAGGATTTTTTTCAACTCTACGAGCCATATGTTGTGGTTCCTTATGTGTTGTGTATATGCATTCCCTTTTGTACCTAAGTGGAGGCAAAAATAAAATCCCTTTTGGATTGAGATGGTGGTTTTTTGAATGTACAGTGGAAGCATTAAAAAGGTATTGACCGCTACTGTGATTTAATTTGCTACTTCGGCAAAAGCCAATTGACTTGAGCACTCTATTTTAGTATTTTGACCCTGATATAGGAGTTGAGGCATATATACAATAATTTTCAATTGACAATTCACCTTAACTCATATAAGTTCATGTTAAATTCATGTATTTTACTTGGCCATTCTTACGGTGATGGACAATGATTTATTCATTGTACAGGTCTACTATGATAAATCCATCAAGTATTTTCTCTAGCATCATTATAGTTGTGGATCCATCAGCCATTTCGAAAACTGTGATCTATATGGAGTTAGTATCACAGAGCTTGAAGATATGGTAAGCTAATTAGGGTATAGGAAATATATCCATTTCCATTATCTCATGCCAAAATATACTTTTAAGAATCGCTTGAGGGAACTTAGGTGTGACACAGACATTttagaaattttgatttttatgagAGGAAGAGATTTGTTCAAGTGTATATGAGCACCAGATGGATGAATCTACTGGTGCAATGGTAGAAGCTAGAACAGAGATGCATCCTTAAGAGGATAATAAGATTGAGTCAGTAGGTTACGCATCCACTATCAAGGAAATAGCTATATCCAAGCCCAACTTGGATGAAGAGAGTAGCACTAAAAATGACGGAGGAAATAGATTAGTTGCATTTGAAAAGGATAAAGATGCTGATGACAACGGGAAAGAAGTTGCAGTCACATATGAGGGAGAAAGAGCTACTATAAAGGAGAAGAAAGGAGGTGCTACCACTTTTGAGCCTACACATGGCAGTAGCAGCCA includes:
- the LOC105034265 gene encoding transcription initiation factor TFIID subunit 15 isoform X2 translates to MAEDFGGHDELNDGGGRGRGRGDASGKSWQQDGDWLCPNTSCSNINFAFRGVCNRCGTSRPAGAGGTGAGGAGRGRGRGSNDAGGRTRPVGGPTGLFGPNDWSCPMCGNINWAKRTKCNICNTNKPGHSEGGVRGGRGGGYKELDEEEIEETRRRRKEAEEDDGEMYDEFGNLKKKFRAKTQQNEGGQMAPGSGRAGWEVEELGVIERDSRRKSGDRGRDYNDGEGNRNRERNGRERERRRSRSRERERERERERGRDRDRDRDYEYEKGRGYGRERDRHRDW
- the LOC105034265 gene encoding transcription initiation factor TFIID subunit 15 isoform X1, which translates into the protein MASYSGRGGPSNGSVYVCKLPPGTDENMLAEFFGTIGLLKKDKRTGRPKIWLYRDKVTNEPKGDATITYEDPHAASAAVEWFHNKEFHGSIIEVYIAESKTNNQQLNNSANPSMAEDFGGHDELNDGGGRGRGRGDASGKSWQQDGDWLCPNTSCSNINFAFRGVCNRCGTSRPAGAGGTGAGGAGRGRGRGSNDAGGRTRPVGGPTGLFGPNDWSCPMCGNINWAKRTKCNICNTNKPGHSEGGVRGGRGGGYKELDEEEIEETRRRRKEAEEDDGEMYDEFGNLKKKFRAKTQQNEGGQMAPGSGRAGWEVEELGVIERDSRRKSGDRGRDYNDGEGNRNRERNGRERERRRSRSRERERERERERGRDRDRDRDYEYEKGRGYGRERDRHRDW